In a single window of the Tepidibacillus fermentans genome:
- a CDS encoding DUF421 domain-containing protein, whose translation MEWLKIIGISFTMISIGFIILRVVAKRNFSEMSPFHIFLVLMLTNILSEPIKTDHFAEIIIPTLVIVFSFFLYSYLQTSNRLSKGIKAKPIVLVRHGNIDEKALSQAKITLSEMLAELRVKGYSHVQDVEFAILEETGKLSVIPNSSKRPLTPSDISYVPSYEGLPVPLIMDGVILYDNLAKIKMSPKELLNRLSLQGYDQQMIKTISLAVLDERNNLIIDQNDDTNQGNIAQQQQTIWSKIYEDMHAQRKSPEEKDLGIVDDYIKPKP comes from the coding sequence ATGGAATGGCTCAAAATCATTGGAATAAGCTTTACCATGATTTCGATTGGTTTTATTATCTTACGAGTGGTAGCAAAGAGGAATTTTAGCGAAATGTCTCCTTTTCATATTTTCCTCGTTCTCATGTTAACCAACATTCTTTCTGAACCGATTAAGACCGATCATTTTGCAGAAATTATTATTCCTACACTTGTGATCGTTTTCTCATTTTTTCTATATTCTTATTTACAAACATCAAATCGACTAAGTAAAGGGATTAAAGCAAAACCGATTGTCCTTGTTCGCCATGGAAATATCGATGAAAAAGCATTGAGTCAAGCGAAAATCACATTATCCGAAATGTTAGCAGAATTACGAGTAAAAGGTTATAGCCATGTTCAAGATGTAGAATTTGCCATATTGGAAGAAACGGGTAAACTAAGTGTTATTCCAAATTCAAGCAAAAGGCCTTTAACCCCTAGTGATATATCATATGTTCCTAGTTATGAAGGACTTCCTGTACCTCTAATTATGGACGGGGTTATTCTCTATGATAATCTTGCCAAGATCAAGATGTCACCGAAAGAATTACTCAATCGATTAAGTCTTCAAGGCTATGATCAACAAATGATAAAAACCATTTCTTTGGCAGTATTAGATGAAAGAAACAATCTCATCATCGATCAAAATGACGATACCAATCAAGGGAATATCGCTCAACAACAACAAACCATCTGGTCAAAAATCTATGAAGATATGCATGCACAGCGTAAATCGCCAGAAGAAAAAGATTTAGGAATTGTCGATGATTATATAAAACCAAAACCGTAG
- a CDS encoding DUF421 domain-containing protein, with protein MDETIVSVVRSIIAFMTLLIFTRLLGKQQVGQLTAFEYVAGITIGSAASSLSIDLSIKPFPQWLALATWVILVWGLQKISLKQRWIAKVMGDQPTILIQHGKILEKNLEKLRYRYDELMSQLRDKDIFDITQVEFALLEPNGNLSVLKKAEYEPITSSDLQIVPKQNGLMIEVIMDGVIIDQNLKNANKTEEWLLQQLQAQGIKDLKEVNFAVILPNGQLYVDRFKDNLKEIDIGDFHGPY; from the coding sequence ATGGATGAAACTATCGTGTCGGTTGTTCGATCAATTATTGCCTTTATGACATTACTGATTTTCACAAGATTATTAGGAAAACAACAAGTTGGTCAACTTACAGCGTTTGAATATGTCGCTGGGATTACGATTGGATCCGCAGCTTCATCACTGAGTATCGATTTGTCCATTAAACCTTTTCCTCAATGGTTAGCATTAGCAACTTGGGTCATTCTTGTTTGGGGGTTACAAAAGATATCTTTAAAACAACGCTGGATAGCAAAAGTAATGGGGGATCAACCCACAATTTTGATTCAACATGGGAAGATTCTCGAAAAGAACCTTGAAAAATTACGATATCGTTATGATGAACTGATGTCACAACTGCGTGATAAAGATATTTTTGACATTACTCAGGTAGAATTCGCTTTATTAGAACCTAATGGAAATTTATCTGTCTTAAAAAAGGCAGAATATGAACCTATTACATCATCCGATCTACAAATCGTACCAAAACAAAATGGTTTAATGATTGAAGTGATTATGGATGGAGTTATTATCGATCAAAATTTAAAAAATGCGAATAAAACTGAAGAATGGTTGTTGCAACAACTACAAGCACAAGGGATCAAAGATTTAAAAGAGGTTAATTTCGCTGTGATTTTACCGAATGGACAATTATATGTTGACCGCTTCAAGGATAATCTAAAGGAAATTGATATTGGTGATTTTCATGGGCCATATTAA
- a CDS encoding DUF4363 family protein: MRKKVIILGSTAIILLFIAIMVSGTFLKRPLTKDDNVIGQVNFIEASVKQKDWQLANEHLEQGIKAWEKVKNRIQFSVERDFITEIDNKLATLKGAIKAKDDKMIILTTEELKFVWQELGK; encoded by the coding sequence TTGAGAAAGAAAGTTATTATATTGGGATCAACAGCGATTATTCTTTTATTTATCGCAATTATGGTTAGTGGTACCTTCTTAAAAAGGCCATTGACCAAAGATGATAATGTAATTGGGCAAGTGAATTTTATCGAAGCCTCTGTGAAGCAAAAGGATTGGCAACTTGCTAATGAACATTTAGAACAAGGCATAAAAGCATGGGAAAAAGTTAAAAATCGGATCCAATTTAGTGTAGAACGAGATTTTATTACTGAAATAGATAATAAATTGGCAACATTAAAAGGTGCAATCAAGGCAAAGGATGATAAAATGATTATTCTAACTACAGAAGAGTTAAAATTCGTTTGGCAGGAGCTTGGAAAATAA
- a CDS encoding ECF transporter S component has translation MNKSNQKKRPLNQLVFTAIMGGLAFVIMFFDFPLPFIPADFLKFDFSEIPALITAIFFGSAAGVMVEFLKNVLHFIMKGGGAVPLVGELANFLAGTLFILGMTWIFNKFRTNTGLFLGLLLGSLLMTVMMSLANYFVLLPLYGISGVQKLPLITSAIVPFNLFKGALITIAMMPIYVSLKSVEPRLRLQ, from the coding sequence ATGAACAAATCGAATCAAAAAAAGAGACCATTAAACCAGCTTGTATTTACTGCAATCATGGGAGGACTTGCATTTGTGATTATGTTTTTTGACTTTCCATTGCCCTTTATCCCCGCTGATTTTCTAAAGTTTGATTTTAGTGAGATTCCTGCGCTTATTACAGCTATCTTTTTTGGCTCTGCGGCAGGAGTGATGGTTGAATTCTTAAAAAATGTCTTGCACTTCATTATGAAAGGCGGAGGTGCGGTACCATTAGTTGGTGAATTGGCGAACTTTCTCGCAGGAACATTGTTTATCTTAGGAATGACATGGATCTTTAATAAATTTCGTACGAATACAGGACTATTCTTAGGTCTTTTACTTGGAAGTCTTTTAATGACGGTGATGATGTCTTTAGCAAACTATTTTGTGCTCTTGCCACTATACGGAATAAGTGGAGTGCAAAAACTACCATTGATCACCTCGGCGATCGTTCCTTTTAACCTTTTTAAAGGGGCCTTGATTACAATCGCGATGATGCCGATCTATGTATCCCTAAAATCAGTAGAACCAAGATTGCGATTACAGTGA
- the bcp gene encoding thioredoxin-dependent thiol peroxidase produces MAKTDEIFTIGQKAPDFTLPASNGEQVSLHDFRGKYVVLYFYPKDNTPGCTTEACSFRDYHEEFKGLNAVILGVSPDPLKSHAKFIEKYQLPFLLLSDENHKVAEAYGVWKLKKMYGKEYMGIERSTFIIDPEGNLVNIYRKVKVKGHVEEALEFIKNQIKG; encoded by the coding sequence ATGGCTAAAACAGACGAAATCTTTACAATTGGACAAAAAGCACCGGATTTCACCCTTCCAGCAAGTAATGGTGAACAAGTAAGTTTGCATGATTTCAGGGGGAAATATGTCGTTCTTTATTTTTATCCCAAAGATAATACCCCTGGGTGTACAACAGAAGCTTGCTCCTTTCGCGATTATCATGAAGAATTTAAAGGTTTAAATGCAGTGATTCTTGGTGTAAGTCCTGACCCACTAAAGTCTCACGCCAAGTTTATTGAAAAATATCAACTTCCCTTTTTATTGCTATCTGATGAAAATCACAAAGTGGCCGAAGCCTATGGTGTTTGGAAATTGAAGAAAATGTATGGAAAAGAATATATGGGAATTGAACGCTCTACATTTATTATTGATCCTGAAGGTAATCTTGTTAATATTTATCGAAAAGTAAAAGTTAAAGGTCACGTTGAAGAAGCTTTAGAATTTATTAAAAACCAGATAAAGGGTTAA
- a CDS encoding D-2-hydroxyacid dehydrogenase, whose translation MKIVFSAKISEKHQITLKEQFPNSDFYFYANIDEAKNEIASAEIFVTYGEDLNDEIVQNMNQLKWIHVVSAGLDKMPFQSLQERKVIVTNSKGIHRVPMSEYTMAVILQLVRKTNQFFEKQKEGLWDRTIRVSEVYGSTIGIIGLGAIGLAIAEKAKIFGMTVIGTNTDGRPIPGIDKVYPSSSLKEVLSKSDYVVVIVPLTDQTYRMIGREELLAMKRSAYLINISRGDVIDEQGLLETLRNREIAGAVLDVFSEEPLPSNHPFWGLDNVIITPHVSGRSPKYMERALEIFKNNFLFYLNQDFSQMKNLVDLQKGY comes from the coding sequence GTGAAAATCGTTTTCTCGGCTAAAATTAGCGAAAAACATCAAATCACATTGAAAGAACAGTTTCCAAATAGCGATTTTTATTTTTATGCAAATATAGATGAAGCAAAAAATGAGATTGCAAGTGCGGAAATTTTCGTAACCTATGGAGAAGATCTAAATGATGAAATCGTTCAAAATATGAATCAGCTAAAATGGATACATGTAGTGAGCGCTGGATTAGATAAGATGCCTTTTCAATCATTACAAGAAAGGAAGGTAATCGTTACCAATTCAAAAGGTATTCATCGAGTTCCAATGTCAGAGTATACAATGGCTGTTATTTTACAATTAGTGAGAAAAACGAATCAATTCTTTGAAAAGCAAAAAGAGGGTCTTTGGGATCGTACGATTCGTGTTTCTGAGGTTTATGGAAGTACAATTGGAATTATTGGGTTGGGAGCAATTGGCCTAGCGATTGCAGAAAAAGCAAAAATTTTTGGTATGACAGTGATTGGTACAAATACAGATGGTCGACCTATCCCAGGTATAGACAAAGTATACCCTTCATCTTCATTAAAAGAGGTACTTTCTAAGAGTGATTACGTCGTTGTTATTGTCCCTTTAACAGATCAAACTTATCGCATGATAGGACGAGAAGAATTATTGGCGATGAAAAGGTCAGCTTACTTAATTAATATCTCCCGAGGAGATGTCATTGACGAGCAGGGATTATTAGAAACATTACGAAATCGAGAAATTGCTGGGGCTGTTTTAGATGTTTTTTCTGAAGAACCGTTACCAAGCAATCATCCATTTTGGGGGTTAGATAATGTTATTATTACTCCCCATGTCTCGGGAAGATCGCCGAAATATATGGAACGAGCACTAGAAATATTCAAAAACAATTTTCTGTTTTATCTAAATCAGGATTTTTCACAAATGAAAAATTTAGTTGATTTGCAAAAAGGATATTAA
- a CDS encoding cob(I)yrinic acid a,c-diamide adenosyltransferase, with the protein MKIYTKTGDQGYTSLTGGERVEKNNPHVEAYGTVDEANSMIGLAIAKIDQIEQKSLEKIIHMLNQVQQDLFHVGSELSTPKGKNVYWPITDDQVVRLEQFIDELEKDLQPLQQFILPGGSEAGAILHLARTIIRRAERQTIYIKDRLSSGRAITYLNRCSDFLFVAARWVNLKLGYIETPFILPSNH; encoded by the coding sequence GTGAAAATCTATACGAAAACTGGAGATCAAGGATATACGTCTTTAACTGGTGGAGAAAGAGTGGAGAAGAACAATCCCCATGTCGAAGCCTATGGCACGGTAGACGAAGCCAATTCGATGATTGGATTGGCAATTGCAAAGATCGATCAAATAGAGCAAAAATCCTTAGAAAAGATCATTCACATGTTAAATCAGGTACAGCAAGATCTATTTCATGTTGGATCAGAATTATCAACTCCAAAAGGAAAAAATGTGTATTGGCCAATCACAGACGACCAAGTAGTTAGACTCGAGCAATTTATCGATGAATTAGAAAAGGATCTTCAACCACTTCAACAGTTTATTTTACCTGGTGGTTCTGAAGCAGGAGCCATTCTTCATTTGGCAAGAACCATTATCCGTCGTGCTGAACGGCAAACCATCTACATTAAGGATCGATTGTCATCAGGTAGAGCGATTACCTATCTAAATCGTTGTTCTGATTTTTTGTTTGTGGCTGCGAGATGGGTGAATCTAAAGTTGGGTTATATCGAAACCCCATTTATACTACCGTCGAATCATTAA
- the nth gene encoding endonuclease III yields MKDKKVKLPNRVPTKQILKILSSLYPEAKCELLYRNPFELLIATMLSAQATDKKVNQITPFLFQKYKAPEDFLALSQQELEEEIKQIGLYKTKSKNILETCRILVEKYNGEVPKSREKLESLPGVGRKTANVVLSNAFGIPAIAVDTHVFRVSNRIGLAKSDQVLETELQLMKRIPRNLWSNAHHWLIWHGRRVCTARNPKCEICSLQPYCQYAKENKIVQLKKN; encoded by the coding sequence ATGAAGGATAAAAAGGTGAAACTGCCAAATCGAGTACCCACAAAACAAATACTAAAAATACTCTCTTCCTTATATCCTGAAGCAAAATGTGAGTTATTGTATCGAAATCCTTTTGAATTGTTAATCGCTACGATGTTATCGGCTCAAGCTACAGATAAAAAAGTGAACCAAATCACTCCATTCCTCTTTCAAAAATATAAAGCACCTGAAGATTTTTTAGCATTATCTCAACAAGAACTAGAAGAAGAAATTAAGCAAATAGGTCTTTATAAAACGAAAAGCAAGAATATTTTGGAAACATGCCGAATTCTTGTTGAAAAATATAATGGTGAGGTTCCTAAAAGCCGAGAAAAGTTAGAATCCCTTCCTGGAGTAGGTAGAAAGACTGCAAATGTCGTACTAAGTAATGCTTTTGGAATCCCAGCGATTGCTGTAGATACACATGTCTTCCGTGTTTCTAATCGTATCGGTTTAGCAAAAAGCGATCAAGTATTAGAAACGGAATTACAATTAATGAAAAGAATTCCTAGAAATCTCTGGTCAAATGCTCATCATTGGTTGATTTGGCATGGAAGAAGAGTATGTACGGCTAGAAATCCAAAATGTGAAATTTGTTCACTACAACCGTATTGTCAATATGCAAAAGAAAATAAAATAGTACAACTTAAGAAAAACTAG
- a CDS encoding Fur family transcriptional regulator: protein MNKEKLKEAFDLLKNNGIRMTPQRHAILTYLYQTNSHPTADEIYKKLEGKFPNMSVATVYNNLRVFKEANLIQELSFGDDSSRFEANMSKHYHIICKNCGHIEDFSYPCITDIEKVAEKETGFKIESHCVEIYGICQDCQSVSVE from the coding sequence ATGAACAAAGAAAAATTAAAAGAAGCGTTCGATTTATTAAAAAATAATGGGATAAGAATGACTCCGCAAAGGCATGCAATTTTAACCTATCTTTATCAAACAAATTCACATCCAACAGCGGATGAGATTTACAAAAAATTAGAAGGAAAATTTCCTAATATGAGTGTAGCAACTGTATATAATAATCTAAGGGTATTTAAAGAAGCCAATTTAATTCAGGAATTGTCATTTGGTGATGATTCTAGTCGCTTTGAAGCGAATATGTCCAAACATTATCATATTATTTGTAAGAATTGTGGTCATATTGAAGACTTTTCCTATCCTTGTATCACAGATATTGAAAAAGTTGCTGAAAAAGAAACAGGATTTAAAATCGAGTCTCACTGTGTTGAAATCTATGGAATTTGCCAAGACTGTCAATCCGTTAGCGTTGAGTGA